The following are from one region of the Novosphingobium humi genome:
- a CDS encoding sugar transporter translates to MARQQRMIAIGLVLWNAAGVAMWALQSSTSPETLAQGDKVQIEVWRAMPLWAWIAYAVASWSGLLGAVALLLQRRVAVWLFAASVIAIVAQFSYALVLSPLVQAKGPGVIAFPVVILIVALGSMAYAHAAAGRDLLS, encoded by the coding sequence ATGGCCAGACAGCAACGCATGATCGCCATCGGCCTTGTGCTGTGGAACGCGGCCGGCGTGGCGATGTGGGCGCTCCAGTCCAGCACCAGCCCCGAAACGCTGGCGCAGGGCGACAAGGTGCAGATCGAGGTATGGCGGGCCATGCCGCTCTGGGCATGGATCGCCTATGCGGTGGCATCTTGGAGCGGATTGCTGGGCGCTGTGGCGCTGCTGCTGCAACGGCGGGTCGCGGTGTGGCTGTTTGCCGCCTCGGTTATCGCGATCGTCGCGCAATTCAGCTATGCGCTGGTGCTCTCACCATTGGTGCAGGCCAAGGGGCCGGGCGTGATCGCCTTTCCGGTGGTGATCCTGATCGTCGCGCTGGGCTCGATGGCTTATGCCCATGCCGCCGCCGGGCGCGATCTGCTCAGCTAG
- a CDS encoding aromatic ring-hydroxylating oxygenase subunit alpha → MTRALFPQFSGLWVPLVLARDVPKAKPLAMTLAGEPIVLFRDADGAIHALMDRCPHRGVALSLGKVEGGEIACPFHGWRFDGDGHCRHVPWNPDAKLETLSATPLPLREAGGLVWLFTGRDAVGEPAVPAAFLLPGVRVTAQSFHWQVHWTRVMENMLDTPHLPFVHARSIGKALRGRTAEKMVMNWHPTDHGAEIVAQRAGEAPRSSLRYHFPNAMELAIDPGGRVLRLLAVCSPADAGATRLTIYTIRDFARLRWLDPLFARANRRIAEEDRAILESSQPAEVPPASEEHSVATDAPTLAFRKIWFTRIRPGGG, encoded by the coding sequence ATGACGCGCGCGCTGTTCCCGCAGTTTTCGGGCCTTTGGGTGCCGTTGGTTCTTGCCCGCGATGTGCCCAAGGCCAAACCGCTGGCGATGACGTTGGCGGGGGAGCCGATCGTGCTGTTCCGCGATGCGGACGGCGCCATCCATGCGCTGATGGATCGCTGCCCGCATCGCGGGGTCGCGCTTTCGCTGGGCAAGGTGGAAGGTGGCGAGATCGCGTGCCCCTTCCATGGTTGGCGTTTCGATGGCGATGGGCATTGCCGGCATGTGCCGTGGAATCCCGATGCCAAGCTGGAAACGCTGTCCGCCACGCCGCTGCCGCTGCGCGAGGCTGGTGGTCTGGTCTGGCTGTTCACCGGGCGGGACGCGGTGGGCGAACCGGCCGTGCCTGCCGCATTCCTGCTGCCCGGCGTGCGGGTGACGGCGCAGAGCTTCCACTGGCAGGTCCACTGGACGCGGGTGATGGAGAACATGCTGGACACGCCGCATCTGCCCTTCGTTCACGCCCGCAGCATCGGCAAAGCGCTCCGTGGCCGGACGGCGGAAAAGATGGTGATGAACTGGCACCCCACCGATCACGGCGCCGAGATTGTTGCGCAGCGTGCCGGCGAGGCGCCACGCTCGAGCCTGCGCTATCATTTTCCCAATGCCATGGAACTGGCGATCGATCCGGGCGGGCGTGTCCTGCGCCTGCTGGCGGTATGCAGCCCGGCCGATGCGGGGGCCACGCGGCTGACCATCTACACCATCCGCGATTTTGCGCGGTTGCGCTGGCTCGATCCACTGTTCGCGCGAGCCAACCGGCGGATAGCCGAGGAGGATCGCGCGATTCTGGAGAGTTCTCAACCCGCCGAGGTGCCGCCCGCCAGCGAGGAACATTCGGTAGCCACCGATGCGCCGACTCTGGCTTTCCGCAAGATCTGGTTCACCCGCATCCGGCCGGGCGGCGGGTAA
- a CDS encoding DUF2309 domain-containing protein, translating to MNMMPFATAPEPTLTRTEVSGLIALAARTVPPLWPLESAIAVNPLAGFEGMAFEEAVQAGARLFGARQSLPLAQWRALLAGGRIAEGCLRDAAIRHLGGTYPALAPIAPGITALDLLMARLLTLPATDEVKASPMAPDAAFVAKWCAAFFDHGHAAIPMPHRELGLYRAVLAMAGHDPEFHALTGTLGAQLLMTVPRDPLNAIAEALSALGIAEDGQQPHLAALVARLPGWAGHIRWRSEHADAEHAAGAPAGMADLLALWLLLERAGALTQPRITPQPANVTLHLAAHFGWSRDDVRRALAVAGAPLTRIATMDEEALGLLFMTAAEWTYADGLVPRLQAGTRAKAAEMPASEDAAAAQLVFCIDVRSEPFRRALETTGRYETLGYAGFFGLPIALHPSGAARRKRLLPVLLSPQHDVAEAPRPGHEPDATRLAAADATARHAASLFDTAKQGIATAFATAEATGPLAGLAMAARTLAPRLSARIGAWARPCRHEAFAPALDHASAGHAHPPFTLADKIGYASALFRLTGLPTDTARLVVLVGHGGSAVNNPYAAALDCGACGGHAGGSNARILAAMLNEADVRAGLVAQGIALPETTHFLAAEHNTTTDTVTIFDRTGVPAGHAADLARLEADLARAGAANRERRAGLLDRSPQDLLTGAAHWGEVRPEWGLSGNAGFLVGPRRWSKHIDLEGRAFLHSYDWRADADGSVLATILTAPMVVAQWINCQYLFSTIDNDRYGSGDKVTQNVIGRIGVVQGNGGDLAVGLPRQSLFRDDGSPFHLPQRLLTVVLAPLARVEAVVAANDILARLFGKGWVHLVVIAPETGQARRWRPDGAPQAEGTGLTDITA from the coding sequence ATGAACATGATGCCGTTCGCCACCGCGCCGGAGCCCACATTGACCCGCACCGAAGTGTCCGGCCTGATCGCGCTGGCGGCCCGCACGGTGCCGCCGCTCTGGCCGCTGGAAAGCGCGATTGCCGTCAATCCGCTGGCCGGTTTTGAAGGCATGGCTTTCGAAGAGGCAGTGCAGGCAGGCGCCCGCCTGTTCGGCGCGCGCCAAAGCCTGCCGCTGGCGCAATGGCGCGCTTTGCTGGCTGGCGGCCGGATTGCCGAAGGCTGTCTGCGCGATGCAGCGATCCGGCATCTGGGCGGAACCTATCCCGCCCTTGCGCCAATCGCGCCGGGCATTACCGCGCTCGATCTGCTGATGGCGCGGCTGCTGACCCTGCCCGCCACCGATGAGGTCAAGGCTTCGCCAATGGCCCCGGATGCCGCTTTCGTGGCAAAATGGTGTGCGGCCTTCTTCGATCACGGACATGCCGCGATCCCCATGCCGCACCGCGAACTTGGCCTCTACCGCGCCGTGCTGGCGATGGCGGGGCACGATCCCGAATTCCATGCGCTGACCGGAACACTCGGCGCGCAACTGCTGATGACCGTGCCGCGCGATCCGCTCAATGCCATTGCCGAGGCGCTCTCGGCCCTGGGCATTGCGGAGGACGGACAGCAGCCGCATCTGGCCGCGCTGGTGGCCCGCCTGCCCGGCTGGGCGGGCCATATCCGCTGGCGGAGCGAGCATGCCGACGCCGAACATGCCGCAGGAGCACCGGCAGGCATGGCCGACCTGCTGGCACTCTGGCTGCTGCTGGAACGGGCGGGCGCGTTGACCCAACCCCGCATCACGCCCCAACCGGCCAATGTAACATTACACCTCGCCGCCCATTTCGGATGGTCCCGCGACGATGTCAGACGGGCGCTCGCCGTCGCCGGCGCGCCCCTCACCCGCATCGCCACCATGGACGAGGAGGCGCTCGGCCTGCTGTTCATGACCGCCGCCGAATGGACTTATGCCGATGGGCTGGTGCCCCGGTTGCAGGCCGGCACGCGGGCAAAAGCCGCAGAGATGCCAGCCTCGGAGGACGCGGCGGCGGCCCAACTGGTGTTCTGCATCGACGTGCGCTCGGAACCTTTCCGGCGGGCCTTGGAGACGACCGGCCGCTATGAGACACTGGGCTATGCCGGTTTCTTCGGTCTGCCCATCGCGCTCCACCCTTCCGGGGCTGCGCGGCGCAAACGGTTGCTGCCGGTGCTGCTCAGCCCGCAGCATGACGTGGCCGAAGCCCCGCGGCCCGGCCATGAGCCGGATGCCACGCGGCTTGCTGCGGCCGATGCCACCGCTCGGCATGCGGCCAGCCTGTTCGACACCGCCAAGCAGGGCATCGCCACCGCTTTTGCCACCGCCGAGGCGACCGGGCCGCTGGCCGGCCTGGCGATGGCGGCCCGCACGCTCGCTCCCCGGCTCAGCGCGCGGATCGGCGCATGGGCAAGGCCCTGCCGCCACGAAGCCTTCGCTCCGGCGCTGGATCATGCCTCTGCCGGTCACGCACACCCACCTTTCACTCTGGCCGACAAGATCGGCTATGCCAGCGCCCTGTTCCGCCTGACCGGCCTGCCGACCGATACGGCGCGGCTTGTGGTGCTAGTCGGCCATGGCGGCAGCGCGGTGAACAACCCCTATGCGGCCGCGCTCGATTGCGGCGCCTGTGGCGGCCACGCCGGGGGCAGCAACGCGCGGATATTGGCAGCGATGCTGAATGAAGCCGATGTTCGCGCCGGGCTGGTGGCACAGGGCATCGCCTTGCCCGAGACCACCCATTTCCTTGCCGCAGAGCATAACACCACCACCGATACGGTCACGATCTTCGATCGCACAGGGGTGCCCGCCGGCCACGCCGCCGACCTTGCGCGGCTGGAGGCCGATCTTGCCCGTGCTGGTGCTGCCAACCGCGAAAGGCGCGCAGGCCTGCTTGATCGGTCGCCACAGGATCTGCTGACCGGCGCCGCCCACTGGGGCGAGGTGCGGCCTGAATGGGGTCTTTCCGGCAATGCCGGCTTCCTCGTCGGGCCGCGCCGGTGGAGCAAGCATATCGACCTGGAAGGCCGCGCCTTCCTGCACAGTTACGACTGGCGCGCAGATGCCGATGGCTCGGTGCTGGCCACAATCCTGACCGCGCCGATGGTTGTCGCGCAATGGATCAATTGCCAGTATCTGTTCTCGACCATCGACAATGATCGCTATGGTTCGGGCGACAAGGTCACGCAAAACGTTATCGGCCGCATCGGCGTGGTGCAGGGCAATGGCGGCGACCTGGCGGTAGGCCTGCCGCGCCAGTCGCTGTTTCGCGACGACGGCTCGCCCTTCCATCTGCCGCAGCGCCTGCTCACGGTTGTTCTCGCGCCCTTGGCTCGGGTGGAAGCGGTGGTCGCCGCCAATGACATTCTTGCCCGCCTGTTCGGCAAGGGTTGGGTCCATCTCGTCGTCATCGCCCCCGAAACCGGCCAAGCGCGCCGCTGGCGCCCCGATGGCGCGCCCCAAGCCGAAGGCACCGGCCTCACCGACATCACTGCCTAG
- a CDS encoding P-II family nitrogen regulator produces MKAHATGELTLHRLKKIEIVIRAEDHHPVEELLKAAGIGGWTIIRDVAGMGHAGFHHGKTIFNDHSGLAMFVGVGEPAAIGDVARGLARLFATLPGVTFLSDVEVLRSDYFARAAGA; encoded by the coding sequence ATGAAAGCACATGCCACCGGCGAACTTACCCTGCATCGCCTCAAGAAGATCGAAATCGTCATCCGCGCCGAGGACCACCATCCGGTGGAAGAGCTGCTGAAGGCCGCAGGGATCGGCGGCTGGACAATCATCCGCGACGTGGCCGGCATGGGGCACGCCGGATTTCATCACGGCAAGACCATTTTCAACGACCACAGCGGTCTGGCCATGTTTGTCGGCGTGGGTGAGCCTGCGGCGATCGGCGATGTGGCAAGGGGCCTCGCCCGCCTGTTCGCCACCCTGCCCGGCGTCACATTCCTCTCCGATGTCGAGGTCTTGCGCTCCGACTATTTCGCCCGCGCGGCGGGTGCCTGA
- a CDS encoding LysR substrate-binding domain-containing protein — MPGTRTLDLDLLRCFVTIVETGSFTRAGDRLGRTQSTISLQVKRLEDMLGRAVFARTPRSLSLTGEGERLLGPARQLLRLNDAALAEMFEPDMIGRVRLGVPEDFATAHLPGVLATFAKAHPLVELEVTCDLTLNLLDKFHSGAFDLVLVKREPSAPLEGTRVWREPLVWVARDQMAVAGLATIPLVVSPQPCVYRKRAEDALDAMGRKWRVAYTSTSLAGSLSAVTAGLGITVLPREMVPAHLTAITDDADLPRLYDTEIALIEAAGLSDTAHRLAQHIHAALERGA, encoded by the coding sequence ATGCCCGGCACCCGCACGCTTGATCTCGACCTGCTCCGCTGCTTTGTCACGATTGTGGAAACCGGCAGCTTTACCCGCGCGGGCGATCGCCTTGGCCGCACCCAGTCGACCATCAGCCTTCAGGTGAAACGGCTGGAGGATATGCTTGGCCGCGCCGTTTTCGCGCGCACGCCGCGTTCGCTCAGCCTGACGGGCGAGGGGGAGCGGTTGCTCGGCCCCGCGCGCCAGTTGCTGCGCCTGAATGATGCCGCGCTGGCCGAAATGTTCGAGCCTGACATGATCGGGCGGGTGCGCCTTGGCGTGCCCGAGGATTTTGCCACCGCGCATCTGCCCGGCGTGCTGGCCACCTTTGCCAAGGCGCATCCGCTGGTGGAACTGGAAGTGACCTGCGATCTGACGCTGAACCTGCTCGATAAGTTCCACAGCGGGGCCTTCGATCTGGTGCTGGTCAAGCGCGAGCCGTCGGCGCCGCTGGAGGGCACGCGTGTCTGGCGTGAGCCGCTGGTGTGGGTGGCGCGCGATCAAATGGCCGTGGCCGGGCTGGCGACGATCCCGCTGGTGGTCTCGCCCCAGCCCTGCGTCTATCGCAAACGGGCCGAGGATGCGCTCGATGCCATGGGGCGCAAATGGCGCGTGGCCTATACCTCGACCAGCCTTGCCGGCAGCCTTTCGGCGGTGACCGCGGGGCTGGGCATCACCGTGCTGCCGCGCGAGATGGTGCCGGCGCATCTGACCGCGATTACCGATGACGCCGATCTGCCGAGGCTTTACGACACCGAGATTGCGCTGATCGAGGCGGCGGGACTGTCGGACACCGCGCATCGCCTCGCCCAGCATATCCATGCGGCGCTGGAGCGCGGGGCATGA
- a CDS encoding proton-conducting transporter membrane subunit has protein sequence MPLFHDFPALHPVLTGFCALSLALIGLTLFVATIVLAFSHRYMRADPRRGAFFATVTALVASVFAFVGTGNMVVFAGAWVFSGVALARLIGRSQHLSDARQAMRRAHGAFATGDAALLGALAMLWWHAGSVRIDAALAATATMTAPQALLTALLLVTAAAARSSLPPFSGWLLSSMTAPTPVSALMHAGLVNAGGFLLIRFAPVLEAAPAARAAAMALGLFAALYGIGIMAVRPDIKRALAGSTVSQMGFMVLSCGMGAYTAALWHILAHGLFKAWLFLGSGSAVGMRGKAGNPAHAPRRPIAIAAATLLCAIAAWAAGVLNADMVPLSLGLATAMATLGEALRAQGPAASRSPLIPVIAGLTALYAGALHITNAAMGPDAPMLLPPSALIALIAGFLGVWVWQQSRAASASSLPPALYVRLLNAGTFAMPAKGDAQ, from the coding sequence ATGCCACTGTTCCACGATTTTCCCGCGCTCCATCCGGTTTTGACAGGCTTTTGCGCCCTGTCCCTGGCGCTCATCGGCCTGACCCTGTTCGTGGCAACCATCGTCCTGGCGTTTTCGCACCGTTACATGCGCGCCGATCCGCGCCGGGGCGCCTTTTTCGCCACCGTGACGGCACTGGTGGCCAGCGTGTTCGCCTTTGTCGGCACCGGCAATATGGTAGTCTTTGCCGGCGCGTGGGTTTTCAGCGGCGTGGCGCTGGCGCGGCTGATCGGTCGTTCGCAACACCTGTCCGACGCGCGGCAGGCCATGCGGCGCGCCCATGGCGCCTTCGCAACCGGCGACGCGGCATTGCTTGGGGCGCTGGCTATGCTCTGGTGGCATGCCGGTTCGGTGCGGATCGATGCCGCACTGGCCGCAACAGCGACCATGACCGCGCCACAGGCCCTGCTCACCGCGCTGCTGCTGGTGACCGCCGCCGCCGCGCGGTCCAGCCTGCCGCCCTTTTCGGGCTGGCTGCTCTCCTCGATGACCGCGCCCACCCCGGTCTCGGCGCTGATGCATGCCGGGCTGGTCAACGCAGGGGGATTCCTGCTGATCCGCTTCGCGCCGGTGCTGGAGGCAGCACCTGCGGCCCGGGCCGCCGCCATGGCGCTGGGGCTGTTTGCCGCGCTCTACGGCATAGGAATCATGGCGGTGCGGCCTGATATCAAGCGCGCGCTTGCCGGCTCAACGGTCTCGCAGATGGGCTTTATGGTCCTGAGTTGCGGGATGGGCGCCTATACCGCTGCCTTGTGGCATATTCTGGCGCATGGCCTGTTCAAGGCCTGGCTGTTCCTCGGCTCCGGGTCTGCCGTCGGCATGCGGGGCAAAGCGGGCAATCCGGCCCATGCCCCACGCCGGCCGATCGCCATTGCCGCCGCCACGTTGCTGTGCGCGATTGCCGCCTGGGCGGCGGGGGTGCTGAACGCGGACATGGTGCCACTGTCTCTGGGTCTGGCCACGGCGATGGCCACTTTGGGTGAAGCCCTGCGCGCCCAAGGTCCGGCGGCAAGCCGGAGCCCCCTGATCCCGGTCATCGCGGGCCTGACGGCGCTCTATGCCGGCGCCCTGCACATCACCAACGCCGCCATGGGGCCCGATGCGCCGATGTTGCTGCCGCCATCGGCGCTGATCGCCTTGATTGCCGGGTTCCTCGGTGTCTGGGTCTGGCAACAGAGCCGGGCCGCCAGCGCCTCGTCCCTGCCCCCCGCGCTCTACGTCCGCCTGCTGAACGCCGGGACCTTTGCCATGCCCGCGAAAGGAGACGCCCAATGA
- the mltG gene encoding endolytic transglycosylase MltG: protein MKKPVLIVLGVAALAIGAPVASLLHGWYGAGPLPQDRAFTVPDGAGLTVVAAKLQREGAIYSARALRFHAKLMRAGGGIKAGEFLLPKGASEQQILAIITGDQVLRRFVTIPEGLPSIMVKEKLLANPDLIGTVDAPREGSILPDTYDIKKGATRASVVATMQAAMTKVLAEEWAARSSDTVAKTPEEALTLASIVEKETGKPEERAMVAGLYSNRLRQHIMLQADPTIIYPITLGKPLGRRIKQSEIAAKNDYNTYSMVGLPKGPITNPGRDSIHAVLHPAKTQALYMVADGTKGHAFANTLEEHNKNVERWFAIRRQRGEI from the coding sequence ATGAAGAAACCTGTCCTCATCGTCCTTGGCGTGGCCGCGCTGGCCATTGGCGCTCCGGTGGCCAGCCTGCTGCATGGCTGGTATGGGGCGGGGCCCTTGCCGCAGGACCGTGCCTTTACCGTGCCTGACGGTGCGGGGCTGACGGTGGTGGCGGCCAAGCTGCAACGCGAGGGGGCGATTTATTCGGCGCGGGCGCTGCGGTTTCATGCCAAGCTGATGCGGGCCGGAGGCGGCATCAAGGCGGGCGAATTCCTGCTGCCCAAGGGTGCCAGCGAGCAGCAGATCCTGGCCATCATCACCGGCGATCAGGTGCTGCGCCGCTTTGTCACCATTCCCGAGGGTCTGCCCTCGATCATGGTCAAGGAAAAGCTGCTGGCCAATCCCGACCTGATCGGTACGGTTGACGCCCCGCGTGAGGGCAGCATCCTGCCCGACACCTATGACATCAAGAAGGGCGCCACGCGCGCCTCGGTGGTGGCCACGATGCAGGCGGCGATGACCAAGGTGCTGGCCGAGGAATGGGCCGCGCGCAGCTCCGACACGGTGGCCAAGACGCCTGAGGAGGCGTTGACGCTGGCCTCGATCGTCGAGAAGGAAACCGGCAAGCCCGAGGAGCGCGCCATGGTCGCGGGCCTCTATTCGAACCGCCTGCGCCAGCATATCATGCTGCAGGCCGACCCCACGATCATCTATCCCATCACCCTGGGCAAGCCGCTGGGCCGCCGCATCAAGCAAAGCGAGATTGCGGCGAAGAATGATTACAACACCTATTCGATGGTGGGCCTGCCCAAGGGACCGATCACCAATCCGGGGCGCGATTCGATCCATGCCGTACTGCACCCGGCCAAGACGCAGGCGCTCTATATGGTGGCCGACGGCACCAAGGGCCATGCCTTTGCCAACACGCTTGAAGAGCATAACAAGAATGTCGAGCGTTGGTTCGCCATTCGTCGCCAGCGGGGCGAGATCTAG
- a CDS encoding TIM-barrel domain-containing protein, whose amino-acid sequence MVAFAVSQSAHAKTQNASGLDARGHLLAVAAQAGDAFAYTLLSDGVQVHLHGLTKNILFYGPETVRVNTNPGRNYWTAPSLVVVRPPAALPFTVADKPDRLTIITPRLRIEVSKATGALRFMDASGKLYTAENAAAPETVKPVTIDGAPSYEATNRFTLQGDEAIYGFGFTADDRSNRRGSDLLLVQTNVGIIIPVMMSSRRYGILWDTYSQMRFKDDATGASLWAESAPGGVDYYFMGGQTPDDVVAAYRRLTGDAPMVPKQVLGLFMSKERYKTQAQLLDIARTFRKERFPLDTIVQDWQYWGSDKDGSWSGMIWDKTRYPDPEGMTRRLHAMHMKLMVSIWPSVGDDTALAHELDAQHLRFAPLHWISKHARVYDAYSPVARRIYFKHIKSGLLDKGVDALWMDGTEVEVSSAMWNAADNIRDTKALGSNALGDFTRYLNPYSLMTTQGTYDGQRATSNKRVFTLTRSAWAGAQRTAAASWSGDIFASWKTLKQQVAGGINVTVTGNPYWTQDTGGFFVSDFPGGEQNAAWRELYARWLQFAAFNPLMRIHGTDVEREPWRFKTLDPQVYHSLLKSTQLRYRLMPYIYGLAWNVTHAGGTMMRPMMMDFPDDRALDTIDDQFMFGPSLLVHPVTRAMIHIQPPPPATVPVEALTTPDGKPGLAVQYFEGENFETPKGTAIDAKLDHTWPDPPLAEIPGGLSGLNHFSARWTGTLTAPEAGSYELGLEGDDGYRLMLDGETVISRWGKGTLRYTGKRITLAKGQRVRIGIDYFNGDGNRALRLAWRRPGDGSGEVRGPADFNVTTTLPKGADWYDFWSGERLRGGERVTRPAPLDLVPLYVRAGSILPMGPVLQYATQHPEAPLDIRIYPGADARFTLYDDDGETYAYEKGQRATTELIWHDRSRTLTIGARRGAFPGMVKRRILNIAVIGPSPAGGMASAPVHRRVQFSGRKLSVRL is encoded by the coding sequence ATGGTGGCTTTCGCGGTCAGCCAATCGGCTCACGCAAAAACCCAGAATGCCAGCGGCCTTGACGCGCGCGGCCATCTGCTGGCCGTGGCGGCGCAGGCGGGGGATGCCTTTGCCTACACGCTGCTCAGCGATGGCGTGCAGGTCCACTTGCATGGTCTGACCAAGAACATCCTTTTCTATGGGCCTGAAACGGTGCGGGTGAATACCAATCCGGGGCGGAATTACTGGACCGCACCCAGCCTTGTCGTGGTGAGGCCTCCCGCGGCGCTGCCCTTCACGGTCGCGGACAAACCCGATAGGCTGACCATCATCACCCCCCGTTTGCGCATCGAGGTCAGCAAGGCCACCGGCGCGCTGCGTTTCATGGACGCATCGGGCAAGCTCTACACCGCCGAGAATGCCGCCGCCCCCGAAACGGTCAAACCCGTCACCATCGACGGCGCGCCCAGTTACGAGGCCACCAACCGTTTCACGCTGCAAGGCGACGAGGCGATCTACGGCTTCGGCTTCACCGCCGATGATCGCTCCAACCGGCGCGGCAGCGACCTTTTGCTGGTACAGACCAATGTGGGGATCATCATCCCGGTGATGATGTCCTCGCGCCGCTACGGCATCCTGTGGGACACCTATTCCCAGATGCGGTTCAAGGATGACGCGACCGGCGCATCGCTGTGGGCCGAAAGCGCGCCGGGGGGTGTCGATTATTATTTCATGGGCGGACAGACGCCCGACGATGTGGTGGCCGCCTATCGCCGTCTGACCGGCGATGCGCCGATGGTGCCCAAACAGGTGCTGGGCCTGTTCATGTCCAAGGAGCGCTACAAGACGCAGGCGCAATTGCTCGACATTGCCCGGACCTTCCGCAAGGAGCGCTTTCCGCTCGATACGATCGTGCAGGATTGGCAATATTGGGGCAGCGACAAGGACGGCAGCTGGAGCGGGATGATCTGGGACAAGACCCGCTATCCCGATCCCGAGGGCATGACGCGCCGGCTTCACGCCATGCACATGAAGCTGATGGTGTCGATCTGGCCCTCGGTAGGTGATGATACGGCGCTGGCGCATGAGTTGGACGCGCAGCATTTGCGCTTTGCCCCGCTGCACTGGATTTCGAAACATGCGCGGGTTTATGACGCCTACAGCCCCGTCGCCCGCCGGATCTATTTCAAACACATCAAATCGGGCCTGCTGGACAAGGGCGTCGACGCGCTCTGGATGGACGGCACCGAGGTCGAAGTTTCCAGCGCCATGTGGAATGCGGCCGACAACATCCGCGACACCAAGGCGCTGGGGTCGAACGCGCTGGGTGATTTCACGCGCTACCTCAACCCTTATTCGCTGATGACCACGCAGGGCACCTATGACGGCCAGCGCGCCACCAGCAACAAGCGCGTGTTTACTCTTACCCGCTCGGCCTGGGCGGGGGCGCAGCGCACGGCCGCCGCATCATGGAGCGGCGACATCTTTGCCAGCTGGAAAACCCTGAAGCAGCAGGTGGCGGGCGGGATCAACGTCACCGTCACCGGCAATCCCTATTGGACACAGGACACCGGCGGCTTCTTCGTCTCCGACTTTCCCGGCGGGGAACAGAATGCGGCCTGGCGCGAACTCTATGCCCGCTGGCTGCAGTTTGCCGCCTTCAACCCGCTGATGCGCATCCACGGCACCGATGTCGAGCGCGAGCCATGGCGCTTCAAAACGCTCGACCCGCAAGTGTATCATTCCCTGCTGAAGAGCACGCAGCTGCGCTATCGCCTGATGCCCTATATCTATGGCCTTGCGTGGAATGTGACCCATGCGGGGGGCACGATGATGCGCCCGATGATGATGGATTTTCCCGACGACCGCGCGCTCGACACCATCGATGATCAGTTCATGTTCGGCCCATCGCTGCTGGTCCACCCTGTCACCCGCGCGATGATCCATATCCAGCCGCCCCCGCCCGCCACGGTCCCGGTCGAAGCGCTGACGACGCCGGATGGCAAACCGGGCCTTGCCGTCCAGTATTTTGAGGGCGAGAATTTCGAAACGCCTAAAGGCACCGCCATCGACGCCAAACTGGACCACACTTGGCCCGATCCTCCGCTCGCCGAGATTCCGGGCGGGCTTTCGGGCCTCAACCATTTCTCCGCCCGCTGGACCGGGACGCTCACCGCGCCCGAAGCAGGCAGCTATGAACTGGGGCTGGAGGGCGATGACGGCTATCGCCTGATGCTGGATGGCGAAACGGTGATCAGCCGCTGGGGCAAGGGCACCTTGCGCTATACCGGCAAACGCATCACGCTGGCCAAGGGGCAGCGGGTGAGGATCGGCATTGATTACTTCAACGGCGACGGCAACCGCGCCTTGCGCCTTGCCTGGCGCCGCCCCGGCGATGGCAGCGGCGAGGTGAGGGGGCCTGCGGATTTCAACGTCACCACCACCCTGCCCAAGGGGGCGGACTGGTACGATTTCTGGAGCGGGGAGCGTTTGCGGGGCGGCGAAAGGGTCACACGGCCTGCTCCGCTCGATCTGGTGCCGCTTTATGTGCGGGCGGGGTCGATCCTGCCAATGGGGCCGGTGCTGCAATATGCCACGCAGCATCCCGAGGCTCCGCTGGACATCCGCATCTATCCCGGCGCGGACGCCCGTTTCACGCTCTATGACGATGACGGCGAAACCTATGCCTATGAGAAGGGGCAGCGCGCCACCACCGAACTTATCTGGCACGACCGCAGCCGCACGCTGACCATTGGCGCAAGGCGGGGCGCTTTTCCCGGCATGGTCAAAAGGCGGATCTTGAACATTGCGGTGATCGGCCCGAGTCCTGCCGGGGGAATGGCGTCGGCGCCCGTCCATCGCCGCGTTCAATTTTCGGGCAGGAAATTGTCCGTCCGTTTGTGA